The DNA segment AGACCCAGCAGGAGGGTCTGCTGTGGCCGGGCTGGTCGACGGAGGAGATCCCGCTGTCCGCGACCAGAACGGGGGTGCAGTGGACGCTGGACCGCGTCACCGGGCCCGGCGAGTTCGCCCTGTACACCTCCGACCCCACCGACCTGGCCGGTGTGAACGTCCTGTACAACACGCGTGACGGGGTCACCGCGGCGGACTCGTACCTGATCCCGCAGAACGCGCACGTGCACGGGTCATGGGCGTTCAGCGCGGAGGGGGCCTACTGCCTCGCGTTCACGCGTTCGACGACCCTGGCATCGGGCAAGAAGGTTTCCGACGACTTCACCCTGGCCGTCGCGGTCGGCAAGGTCAAGGTGCGCAAGATCGATCCTGGCGCGTGCTTCACGAGCACGGGCGAGCCCGGCACGCAGGACGTGACACCGATACCGGACTCCCAGCTGACCGACGCCACCTCGGGTGGTGTGCAGGTACTGGGCGACGAGGACGGCTTCACCCCGGGCCAGTTGGTCACCACCCAGGTGGGCTGGGAGTACCAGGGCCGATGGGTGTCGGTGTGGCTGCACTCGGACCCGACCTGGCTCGGGTGGGCGCAGGTCGGCTCGTCCGGGGCGGTCCAGACGCGGCTGCCCTCGGACGCGGCGCTGGGTGCACACAAGCTGGTGGTCAAGTCCGAGTCCGGGGGGCTCATCGGCTGGGACGCGCTCTCGCTGCTGGCCCCGCCGGACACCGGTGGAGGCGGGTCCGACGACCCCCCGCCGGACACCGGCGGGGGCGGGTCCGACGACCCGCCGTCATCGTGCGAGGCGACCACGACCATCATCAGCTCGGGGCACCTGGACTACTCGACCCAGGTGATCGGCGGAAGGGTGCAGTCGCTGATCGGCGACAACTCGTCGGGCAGCGAGGTGTTCCGCGAGCCGTCGAAGACGGTGCTGTGGCTCAAGCCGTCCAGCAAGGTGACGTTGCCGTCCGGATACGAGCAGATCGGGGCCGTCGGATCGAGCGTGTACATGGTGCCGCAGACCCAGAACATGGACCTGATCTGGCTGGGGTGGTCCACCGAGACGCTCGACGACAGCAAGGTGTCAGGGTCGGTGGCCTGGAAGCTCACCGACGTGGACGGGCCGGGCACGGTCAAGGTGTTCCTGAACGACGTGTTCGGCGGCGTGCAGTCCCTGGTGTTCGACGGGACGGGCACGTACCAGATCCCGCTGCGGGTGCACGCCCACGCGAACTGGGCGTTCAGCAAGCAGGGTGTCTACCGGCTGCACTTCACCCAGACCGCCACGTTGAAGAGCGGGAAGACCTCCTCCGACAGCGAGGTGCTGACCATCGCGGTCGGCGACGTCGACCCGGCCACGGCGGTGCCGGGCGGCAAGCAGTGCGTCGGAAAGACCCTGCCCGCGGACACCGGCGGGAAGTCCACCACGACGGGCGGGTCCGGGCCCGCGGGGAAGAACACCGCGGCCCAGTGCACGCCGGCCAAGGCGACCGTCATCTCGGCCGGGCACCTGGACTACGGCTCGCACGTCGTCGGCGGGAAGCTGGAGTCGCTGATCGGTGACGACTCGACCGGGCCCCGCGTCTACCGGGAGCCGTCCCAGACGGTGCTGTGGCTCAAACCGGCCGCCAAGGTGAGCCTGCCGTCCGGGTTCGGGCCGGTCGGGCCGGCGGGCTCGACGGTGTGGCAGGTGCCGCAGACGCAGAACATGTCCCTGATCTGGCTCGGCTGGTCCACCGAACTGCTCAACGCCGGCAACGCCGCCGGCCCCGTGACCTGGAAGTTGACCCAGGTCGACGGCCCGGGCACCGTGAAGGTGTACATGACCGGCTCGTTCGGCGGTGTGGAGCACATGGTGTTCGACGGGACCGGCACGTACCGGATCGCCCTGGGTGTGCACGCCCACGCGAACTGGGCGTTCAGCAAGCAGGGTGTCTACCGGCTGCACTTCACCCAGACCGCCACGTTGAAGAGCGGGAAGACCTCCTCCGACAGCGAGGTGCTGACCATCGCGGTCGGCGACGTCGACCCGACGAAGGTGACGACCGGCGCCACCGGCTGCGGAGTGGTCTCCCACTCCGCTCTGACCGGCGACGACACGCTGGCCGACGCGAAGGCCGCCGCGAAGCAGTTGCAGGCGCAGGCGGCCCACGCCGCCGCCGGACGGCTGCCCGGCCAGGCAGAGGGGGGCGCCGGAGGCGACGCGCGGTCCGAGGCCCGGAAACTGGTGCCGCTGCTGCTGGGCATCCTCGGCGGACTGCTGCTGCTCGGAGCGGCCGGGACCGGAGCACTGTGGTGGCGGCGCCGGAAGGGAGAGGGCGCCCCACGCCAGGCGCCGGCCGCACCGTGAGGCGCCGTGAACGGGCGGCCCGCATCCTCCTTGCGGGCCGCCGGGCCGGTACGGCACTGGCGTCGGTCACGACGGCGGCCGTGCTGCTGGCCGGATGCGCCGCCGGGCCCCTGCTGGAGCCCGGCACCGGCCGCCTCCAGGTGGTCACCACCACCGGCATCCTGGCCGACCTGGCCAGGAACGTCGGTGGCGACCGGGTGGACGTGGCCCCCATCGTCCCGGACGGGGCGGACCCGCACACCTACGAACCGACCCTGCGGGACGCCCGCGACGTCGTCTACGCCGACGTCGCGTTCTCCAACTACGCCCTGCTGGAGGAGCACAACGTCATCAAGACCCTCGACGCCAACCTCTCGAAGGACGCGGCGAACGTGTCGCTGGCGGAGGAGTCGGTGAAGTACTCGGCCGAACTGGTCCCCCTGGTCGAGAACGTCCACCTGGACACCGTCTGGCTCGGTCTGCGCGCCCACGGCACCGGAGCGAAGTACGGGGCAACCCGCGCCTCCGACGTGCTGATCCAGGCCGTGAAGGCGACCGGGCCGGGCGACGTGTACGCCTACCTGACCGGTACCTTCGGCGACACCGACGTGTACTTCGACTCCTCCGACGGCTTCGACGAGAAGGACGGGTACCGGGACGACACCGCGACCCTGCCCGCCGCGGCGCACACCCACCTGTCGTGGGCGTTCACCAGGCCGGGCGTCTACACGCTCACCCTGCGCGCCCAACTGAAGGTCGACGACACGTCCCTGCCGGTCGACCTGGGGCAGTCGACCTTCACCTTCGCGGTCGGGGTGGACCCCTACAGGGCCGGCGTCCCCGGCGCCACCGTGCTCGACGAGGGGCACGCCGACCTCACCGCGGACCTGGACCGCGGCGGCATGGACGTGCTGTACGACCCCTCCGGCGGTGGTGAGTACACGCAGAAGCACTACAAGGCGGACCAGGTCGTCATCGACGTACCGAACAAGGCCATCGAGGAGATCCCCGGTGATGCCCAGTTCGGGTTCCTCGGGCATGCCGGAGACCAGGTCTACCAGCTCGCCCAGGCGGTGCTCGGCAAGCACGTGCACGGCGAGATCGACCCCCACCTGTGGCAGAACGTGCGCAACGCCGAGGCGTACGTGAAGCTCATCCGGGACACCCTGATCGGCAAGGATCCCGCCGGAGCCGCCGTCTACCGGGCCAACGCCGCAAGGTACCTGGCCCGGCTGGACAGGCTCGACGGCTATGTGCGCAGCACCGTGGCGAAGATCCCCAAGGCGAACAGGAACCTGGTGACCACGCACGACGCCTTCGCCTACCTCGCCCAGGCCTACGACGTGAACGTGGCCGGCTTCGTCACCCCCAATCCTGCCAGCGAGCCGTCCCTGGCCGACCGGCGCCGACTGGCCGACACGATCCGCAACCTCCACCTCAAGGCTGTGTTCCTCGAACCCAACCTCAAGGCCCGCTCCTCCGAGCTGACCCAGCTCGCGGCCGAACAGCACATCCAGGTCTGCCCGATCTACGGTGACACCCTCGACTCCCGCGCCCCCACCTACGTGCGGATGATGCGCTTCAACGCCGACTCACTCCTCGCGTGCCTCGCCCCCCGAGCAGCCCGGCAGCCACCCACCGACGCCCTGACCGACCGGAAGACACCATGATGCGCGACGCCCTCACCCCGCACCGCAGACCCCGGCGCCTGCTGTCCCTGGCCGCGACCGCGCTGCTCACGCTGGCCGCGGCCCTGACTCCCGCCGCCGCCCGGGCGGACGGCCCGGGCGACCCGGCACTGGACCAGACGATCGGCGCGGACGAGCCGATCGTCCACGGAGACCACGTGATCGGGGCCGGGCACGTGGACATGGGCCCCAAGTTCGACGGCGGGGCCTGGAAGTTCCTCATCCGCGACGACGCCCACAAGGCCGACGCGAACGCCGCCAGCGTCTGGCGCTATCCCGGCGAGACCGTGCTGCGCGTCGTCGACGCGGCGAAGGTGACCGTCCCGGACAACTCCGCCTACTCCTTCATCGGCGCGGCCCCCGGGGCCGGGGTGTGGGTCGTGCCGGAGACCCAGAACCCCGACGTCGTCTGGGCCGGCTGGAACACCCAGGACCCCACGGTCATGAACAAGCTCGACCGGGGCGCCACCATATCGGTCACCGGGGTACAGGGCCCGGGCCAACTCACCGTCTATCTTCAGTCCGGTGACTTCGGCGCCCCACAGGTGCTGTGGAACTCCCGGAAGACGGGTGACCAGCAGGTCTGGGTGGACACCAACACCCACACCCACGCCAACTGGGTCTTCACCAAGCCAGGTGTCTACCTGGTGCGGATGCGGGCGTCGGCGACCCTGACGGACGGCACCAAGGTCTCCGACACCGAGCTGGTCCGTTTCGCCGTCGGCACCGCCACGTCCACCGACACGGCGCTGGCCACGGCGTGGAAGGGCAGGACCCCCACTGACTCCTCCTCCGCCCCGGCCTCTGCCGCCTCCTCCGCCCCGCCGACGGCGCCGACGAAGACGGCACAGGAGACCCAGGCCGGCGCCTCCTGGGGACAGGACCCGCTGGTGCTGGCCCTCATCGGCGCGATCGTGCTGGTCGCCGTCGCTCTCATCGTTGGGTTCACCCTCGTGATCGTGCGCGGCAACCGGGCCAGGCGCCGTGTCCTCGGCGCCCACGCCGGGGCCCCGTCGGACGGGGGTGACGGGCGGTGACGGAGGAATCCACCACCCCGGCTCTGGCGGTGGACAACGTATCCGTGGAGCTCGCGGGCAAGCTCGTGCTGGCCGATGCCGCGCTCAGCGTCGACCGGGGCGAGCTGGTCGGCCTGATCGGTCCCAACGGCGCCGGCAAGACCACGCTGCTGCGCACCGTCCTCGGCCTGCTGCGCCCGGTGGCCGGGCAGGTGCGGATCGACGGCCACCGGACGCGGCCCGGACGCACACCGATCGGGTACGTGCCGCAACGCCACGACTTCGCCTGGGAGTTCCCGCTGTCGGTGGCGAACACGGTCATGACCGGTCTGACCGGACGCCTGGGGCTGTTCCGCCGTCCGGGGCCGGCCGAGTGGGAGGCCGTGGCCGACGCCCTCGACCGGGTACGGATGAGGTCGCTGGCTGACCGACCCGTCGGGCAACTGTCCGGGGGACAGCGTCAACGGGTGCTCGTGGCCCGGGCACTGGCCCTGCGCCCGGCGCTGCTGCTCCTGGACGAACCGTTCACCGGCCTGGACATGACCACCCAGGAGCTGCTGTCGGAACTCTTCACCGGCCTGGCCCATGAAGGGCGGGCCGTGTTGATGACCACCCATGACATCCTCTCCGCGCTCGACGGATGCGACCGGCTCGCCCTGCTCGACCGCACCGTGATCGCCGTCGGCACCCCCGCGGAGCTCACGGCGGACCTCTCTCCGTGGACGGCGACGTTCAAAGTGAGCGAGAACTCCGCCCTGTTGCGCATCCTGAAGGCGGCCTGACATGAGTCCGATCGAATTCCTGACCGACCTGCTCAACCCCGATCTCGCGTTCCTCCCCAAAGCCCTGGCCGTCGCCCTCATGTCGTCCCTCGTGTGCGGCGTGGTCGGCACCTACGTGGTCCTGCGGGGCATGGCCTTCATCGGGGACGCCGTCTCCCACGCGGTCTTCCCCGGCCTGGCCGTCGCCTTCGCCGTGGAGGGCAACCTCGTGCTCGGCGGCACGCTCGCCGGGGTGGCCACCGCCGTCCTGGTGGCGGTCTTCTCCCAGAACCGGCGCCTCAACGAGAGCTCCGTCATCGGCGTCTTCTTCGTGGCCGCCTTCGCCCTCGGCGTCGTCATCATCTCCCAGGCCCCGGGATACGCCGGCAGCCTCGAACAGTTCCTGTTCGGCTCCATCACCGGTATCCCCACATCCGACCTGTACATCGACGCCGTCACCTCCCTCGTCATCCTGGCGGTGCTGTTCGCCCTGCACAAAGAGCTGGTCACCATCTCCCTGGACCGCGAATCCGCCCGCGCCATGGGGATTCCCGTGTTCCGGCTCGACCTCGTCCTCTACGTCCTGGTCACCCTCGCGGTCGTCATCAGCGTCCAGACCATCGGCAACATCCTCGTCCTGGCCCTGCTGGTCACGCCCGCGGCCACCGCCCGGATGCTCACCGACAGGCTCGGCGTCATGATGGTCCTCTCCCCGGCCGCCGGCGCCCTGGGCGCCCTGGTAGGCCTCTACGTCTCCTGGGGCTGGGACCTGCCCACCGGAGGCACGATCGTCCTGGTCCTGACAGCCGACTTCCTCCTGGCCTGGTTCCTCGCCCCCCGCCAGGGCCTGATCGCCAAGGCATGGCGCCGCCGCGCCCGCGCCGGCCTGCGCACGTCCGCCCCCCGCCCTCGGACGGCGACCGGAGAACCACCCGAAGCCGCCGGCACTGCCGCACCCCCCGTGGCCGGGGAAGGCGGCCCCCCCAAACGCCTCCAGGACCCGTCCCCGAGCCCCCCGCCGCGCCCGTCCGGCAGCGACATGGAGCCGGCAGCCCGCAGGTCGGCCGCCGACTCCGGCGCCGCCCCCCGCCGCCGGTGGATGCTGCCCGCCGTGGGCGCCGCTCTCGCGGTCCTCGGAACGGGCGCGCTCGTCGCCGCCGTGCTCGATCCCAGCGCCCAGGCGACCTCTGGCGGATCGCCCCGCACGGCGCCGCCTCGCACGCCGTCCCCGGCCCCCTCGCCGGCCGGTACGCTCCCTTCTTCTTCGGGCACCCCGATCGCCGAACTGCCTGATCCGGCCTGGGTCACCCGGACCGCTGAGGC comes from the Streptomyces sp. TS71-3 genome and includes:
- a CDS encoding anchored repeat-type ABC transporter permease subunit, whose product is MSPIEFLTDLLNPDLAFLPKALAVALMSSLVCGVVGTYVVLRGMAFIGDAVSHAVFPGLAVAFAVEGNLVLGGTLAGVATAVLVAVFSQNRRLNESSVIGVFFVAAFALGVVIISQAPGYAGSLEQFLFGSITGIPTSDLYIDAVTSLVILAVLFALHKELVTISLDRESARAMGIPVFRLDLVLYVLVTLAVVISVQTIGNILVLALLVTPAATARMLTDRLGVMMVLSPAAGALGALVGLYVSWGWDLPTGGTIVLVLTADFLLAWFLAPRQGLIAKAWRRRARAGLRTSAPRPRTATGEPPEAAGTAAPPVAGEGGPPKRLQDPSPSPPPRPSGSDMEPAARRSAADSGAAPRRRWMLPAVGAALAVLGTGALVAAVLDPSAQATSGGSPRTAPPRTPSPAPSPAGTLPSSSGTPIAELPDPAWVTRTAEAAGIPERALTAYAGASLAVAATDSSCHLGWNTLAGIGEVESRHGTMNGAGIGHAGEATPTIIGVPLNGHHVARVPDTDDGTLDGDRTWDHAVGPMQFIPATWTTQAKDGNGDGRRDVNNIDDAALAAGVYLCRTGGDLAVAGNWIAAINAYDSGADYNRKVAEAANRYASVR
- a CDS encoding TIGR03773 family transporter-associated surface protein, producing MMRDALTPHRRPRRLLSLAATALLTLAAALTPAAARADGPGDPALDQTIGADEPIVHGDHVIGAGHVDMGPKFDGGAWKFLIRDDAHKADANAASVWRYPGETVLRVVDAAKVTVPDNSAYSFIGAAPGAGVWVVPETQNPDVVWAGWNTQDPTVMNKLDRGATISVTGVQGPGQLTVYLQSGDFGAPQVLWNSRKTGDQQVWVDTNTHTHANWVFTKPGVYLVRMRASATLTDGTKVSDTELVRFAVGTATSTDTALATAWKGRTPTDSSSAPASAASSAPPTAPTKTAQETQAGASWGQDPLVLALIGAIVLVAVALIVGFTLVIVRGNRARRRVLGAHAGAPSDGGDGR
- a CDS encoding anchored repeat-type ABC transporter ATP-binding subunit, which gives rise to MTEESTTPALAVDNVSVELAGKLVLADAALSVDRGELVGLIGPNGAGKTTLLRTVLGLLRPVAGQVRIDGHRTRPGRTPIGYVPQRHDFAWEFPLSVANTVMTGLTGRLGLFRRPGPAEWEAVADALDRVRMRSLADRPVGQLSGGQRQRVLVARALALRPALLLLDEPFTGLDMTTQELLSELFTGLAHEGRAVLMTTHDILSALDGCDRLALLDRTVIAVGTPAELTADLSPWTATFKVSENSALLRILKAA
- a CDS encoding anchored repeat ABC transporter, substrate-binding protein codes for the protein MRRRERAARILLAGRRAGTALASVTTAAVLLAGCAAGPLLEPGTGRLQVVTTTGILADLARNVGGDRVDVAPIVPDGADPHTYEPTLRDARDVVYADVAFSNYALLEEHNVIKTLDANLSKDAANVSLAEESVKYSAELVPLVENVHLDTVWLGLRAHGTGAKYGATRASDVLIQAVKATGPGDVYAYLTGTFGDTDVYFDSSDGFDEKDGYRDDTATLPAAAHTHLSWAFTRPGVYTLTLRAQLKVDDTSLPVDLGQSTFTFAVGVDPYRAGVPGATVLDEGHADLTADLDRGGMDVLYDPSGGGEYTQKHYKADQVVIDVPNKAIEEIPGDAQFGFLGHAGDQVYQLAQAVLGKHVHGEIDPHLWQNVRNAEAYVKLIRDTLIGKDPAGAAVYRANAARYLARLDRLDGYVRSTVAKIPKANRNLVTTHDAFAYLAQAYDVNVAGFVTPNPASEPSLADRRRLADTIRNLHLKAVFLEPNLKARSSELTQLAAEQHIQVCPIYGDTLDSRAPTYVRMMRFNADSLLACLAPRAARQPPTDALTDRKTP